The genomic window GATTGTCAATGTCAATAATCTCAAATAGTGACTTACTACAATGTCAGCCTCATCCTGTTGCTTTTGACGAATTACAAGGGGTTCAAGCTAGAATTTTAGCACCTGAGAAAGCTCAAAAAATGGCAGAATTTTTTAGTCTCTTAGGTGATACTAATCGTTTACGTATTTTGTCTGTTTTAGCTAATCGGGAAATGTGCGTCTGTGATTTAGCCGCTTCTCTAGAAATGACTGAGTCTGCGGTTTCTCACCAATTGCGCACTCTTAAATCTATGCGTCTCGTTAGTTACGAAAAAAGAGGACGTAAGGTATTTTATCGCTTATTGGATCATCATGTCTTAGATTTATATCAGTCAGTAGCTGAACATCTCGACGAAACAATCTAAGTAACCTTTTGTAAAGCTTGAATATTCGCACCGACGATCGCCTCTAAATTGTTGGTAATTTTTACTATATCCCAATCCCACCAAGCAATCTCTAGCAAAATCTTGATAATTTCTGGAGAAAATCGCTGTCTGATTAATTTGGCAGGATTACCACCTACAACAGAGTAGGGTTTAACTTCTTTAGTAACTACGGATTTAGCGCCGATAATTGTACCATCACCTATTTTAACCCCTGGCATGATGACCGCTTCATAACCAATCCAAACATCATTACCAATGACTGTATCTCCTTTGTAGGGATATTCTTGGGCTTGTGGGGTAACCTTTTCCCAACCATTGCCAAAAATTTCAAAAGGATAAGTAGAAAAGCCCGACATTTGATGATTTGCACCATTCATAATAAATTTTACTCCTCGGGAAATAGCGCAAAATTTACCAATAATTAACTTATCACCAATAAAAGGAAAATGATATAAGACGTTGCGCTCAAAATTTTCTGAATCTTCGGGATCGTCATAATAAGTGTAATCCCCCACCATAATCAAAGGATTTTTAATAGTATTTTTAATAAAGCATACTTGAGGAAATCCTTCCAGAGGATGGGGATTATTGGGATCAGGATATCTCATTATTATTTAATTCCTACTGCTATTTCTATTACTTCTAGTAGGTAATCTAAGTTTTCTTCTTCTGGTGGTATTAAACAGGGGAATACTTGTAAGCCTGATATTTGATTAGCTACTTTGGTTGTTTCATTGTCTAAAGTAATTAAGGGAAGTCTAGCTAAAACTTCCATCTCTCTGAGTTCTTTTAATTCTAGTTCTCGATTATTTAATAACGAGCCATTAAACACTATAGCA from Gloeocapsa sp. DLM2.Bin57 includes these protein-coding regions:
- a CDS encoding transcriptional regulator; the protein is MSIISNSDLLQCQPHPVAFDELQGVQARILAPEKAQKMAEFFSLLGDTNRLRILSVLANREMCVCDLAASLEMTESAVSHQLRTLKSMRLVSYEKRGRKVFYRLLDHHVLDLYQSVAEHLDETI
- the vat gene encoding Vat family streptogramin A O-acetyltransferase, yielding MRYPDPNNPHPLEGFPQVCFIKNTIKNPLIMVGDYTYYDDPEDSENFERNVLYHFPFIGDKLIIGKFCAISRGVKFIMNGANHQMSGFSTYPFEIFGNGWEKVTPQAQEYPYKGDTVIGNDVWIGYEAVIMPGVKIGDGTIIGAKSVVTKEVKPYSVVGGNPAKLIRQRFSPEIIKILLEIAWWDWDIVKITNNLEAIVGANIQALQKVT